In a genomic window of Methanoregula sp. UBA64:
- the proS gene encoding proline--tRNA ligase — MEEDTGALPKKQEFSEWYNELLWRAEIMDVRYPVKGLYVWFPYGFAIRRFVYDRLRLLLDRDHKEALFPLLIPEQEFMKEAEHIKGFEEEVYWVTHGGTTPLDVKLALRPTSETAIYPMFALWVRSHADLPLKIYQIVNTFRYETKQTRPMIRAREITSFMESHTVHATWDDAQAQVESEIALSLEFYNSLCIPIIISKRPDWDKFPGADYTIAIDTIMPNGRTLQIGTVHHLGDHFSKTFSIQYEDKDGNQQIAYQTCYGISERSIAALISVHGDDKGLILPPAVATLQAVIVPITIGKRRDDVLAAAEKLKKDLEAAGFRVNLDARDMRPGAKYYWWELRGVPLRLELGPRDLDAGTALAVKRTGEKTTICLANAAEDTTRVLAEVADALRAKAEDGMKTHLCSVASMEQLNGALNDGKVAVVHWCQDRACGDKIEEQANSSILGTNVRSPYVSESDGPCIICGKPGKATLVGRTY; from the coding sequence ATGGAGGAGGACACAGGCGCCCTGCCCAAGAAGCAGGAATTTTCCGAATGGTATAACGAACTTCTGTGGCGTGCGGAGATCATGGATGTCCGCTACCCGGTAAAAGGGCTCTATGTCTGGTTCCCGTACGGGTTTGCGATCCGCCGGTTCGTGTACGACCGCCTGCGGCTGCTGCTCGACCGCGACCATAAGGAGGCCCTCTTCCCGCTGCTCATCCCCGAGCAGGAGTTCATGAAAGAGGCCGAGCACATCAAGGGTTTCGAGGAGGAGGTCTACTGGGTGACCCATGGGGGCACGACACCCCTTGACGTGAAGCTCGCACTGCGGCCCACGAGCGAGACGGCGATCTACCCGATGTTTGCGCTCTGGGTCCGCTCCCATGCCGATCTTCCGTTAAAGATCTACCAGATCGTCAACACTTTCCGGTACGAGACCAAGCAGACCCGACCGATGATCCGGGCCCGCGAGATCACCTCGTTCATGGAGTCCCACACGGTTCACGCTACCTGGGACGATGCACAAGCGCAGGTGGAGTCCGAGATCGCGCTCTCACTGGAGTTCTATAACAGTCTCTGCATCCCGATCATTATCTCGAAGCGCCCCGACTGGGACAAGTTCCCGGGCGCCGACTACACAATCGCGATCGATACGATCATGCCAAACGGCAGGACCCTCCAGATCGGGACCGTGCACCATCTCGGCGACCACTTCTCGAAGACCTTTTCGATCCAGTATGAAGATAAAGACGGAAACCAGCAGATCGCCTACCAGACTTGCTATGGGATTTCGGAGCGCTCAATTGCAGCGCTCATCTCCGTCCACGGGGACGACAAGGGCCTGATCCTTCCCCCGGCGGTCGCCACGCTCCAGGCGGTGATCGTCCCGATTACCATCGGGAAACGCCGCGACGATGTACTGGCAGCCGCGGAAAAACTCAAAAAAGATCTCGAAGCTGCGGGATTCCGGGTGAACCTCGATGCCCGGGACATGCGGCCCGGTGCAAAGTATTACTGGTGGGAACTCCGGGGAGTACCCCTCCGGCTCGAACTGGGGCCAAGAGACCTCGATGCCGGTACAGCGCTCGCGGTCAAGAGAACGGGAGAGAAAACCACCATATGCCTCGCAAATGCGGCCGAAGATACCACCCGGGTCCTTGCCGAGGTTGCCGATGCACTCCGGGCAAAGGCGGAAGACGGTATGAAAACGCACCTGTGCAGTGTTGCCTCGATGGAGCAGCTCAACGGGGCGCTCAACGATGGAAAGGTTGCGGTTGTCCACTGGTGCCAGGACCGGGCCTGCGGGGATAAGATCGAGGAGCAGGCGAACTCGAGCATCCTCGGGACGAACGTGCGTTCACCCTATGTCAGCGAGAGCGACGGCCCGTGCATCATCTGCGGGAAGCCGGGCAAGGCAACGCTCGTTGGCCGGACATACTGA